A genomic window from Microbacterium sp. ET2 includes:
- a CDS encoding DUF6541 family protein, protein MGEWLAQTPAVAASIAVVFGPGLLVLAAVGVRGLGLWALAPALSTTVLTASALVTGLIGIPWAPLPALLSTLILAAAAFALRRAFGLDVTPGRRPDRMRPVLVAGIVLGIMYTVLRLALYVGEPAAVSQTNDAAFHLSALRFALETGAASPLEISRVIGATSFYPSGWHVLAVLVPALTGATVEVAANTVSLVIGALAWPLGVAYLARSAAGSTAGAIAAASAGALPAFPLLLMQWGILYPQLLAVAVLPAALGAVIQANTLRGEDSPGWRGALRVVFLVAAAAAAIAVAQPSVLLAWAAAALVFGASSLILRRAAFGRRARALSWGALLAGTVITAAAWWYFSRSVSVTWPPFAGKVEALLHVLVNAYLGYPPSILVSALALVGLIVAAIMPRLRWLAVVWLGFACLYVTAAAVGSPLARSVLVGAWYEDPYRLAALTPVATLPLAGVGGAWLITIGIRAVRRMRKGHHEAEAEAEAEVEVEVEVEVEVDETGGRDDLGPRVAGVSLALLGVAAAVALVLTPQIDRRDVFVDRVDPNLYAVTGDSFLTADELTLLERLDELVPEDAVIIANPSTGASFGYALSGRDVVPRTWAPPPEPAYSTLWTNLRDVAADPAVCSALDAFDARYMLDFGPGEAYPGRWIMPGFTDIEGQPGFELVDREGDASLWRVTACP, encoded by the coding sequence ATGGGCGAGTGGCTCGCGCAGACCCCCGCGGTCGCGGCGTCGATCGCAGTCGTCTTCGGTCCCGGGCTGCTCGTCCTCGCGGCGGTCGGAGTCCGCGGGCTGGGACTGTGGGCCCTCGCGCCCGCGCTGTCGACGACCGTGCTCACCGCGTCCGCGCTGGTCACAGGGCTCATCGGCATACCGTGGGCACCGCTGCCCGCGTTGCTCTCGACGCTGATCCTCGCCGCCGCGGCGTTCGCGTTGCGGCGGGCATTCGGCCTCGACGTCACGCCGGGCCGACGCCCCGACCGCATGCGACCTGTCCTGGTCGCGGGCATCGTCCTCGGAATCATGTACACCGTGCTCCGCCTGGCGCTCTACGTCGGCGAGCCGGCAGCCGTCTCTCAGACGAACGACGCCGCGTTTCACCTCAGCGCCCTGCGATTCGCCCTCGAGACCGGGGCAGCATCGCCACTGGAGATCAGCCGGGTCATCGGAGCGACCTCCTTCTACCCGTCGGGCTGGCATGTTCTCGCGGTGCTCGTGCCGGCCCTCACGGGTGCGACCGTCGAGGTGGCGGCGAACACGGTCAGCCTGGTGATCGGTGCGCTTGCCTGGCCCCTCGGTGTCGCCTACCTCGCGCGATCGGCCGCCGGAAGCACAGCGGGTGCAATCGCGGCAGCGTCGGCCGGAGCGCTCCCCGCGTTCCCGCTGCTGCTCATGCAGTGGGGCATCCTCTACCCGCAGCTCCTCGCGGTTGCAGTGCTGCCGGCGGCGCTCGGCGCCGTGATCCAGGCGAATACGCTGCGTGGCGAGGACTCACCGGGTTGGCGTGGTGCGCTGCGGGTCGTGTTCCTCGTCGCGGCCGCGGCGGCCGCCATCGCCGTCGCCCAGCCGTCCGTGCTGCTGGCCTGGGCCGCGGCAGCGCTCGTCTTCGGTGCGTCCTCGCTGATCCTCCGACGCGCCGCTTTCGGCCGGCGAGCCCGCGCGCTGTCGTGGGGAGCGCTGCTGGCTGGCACGGTGATCACCGCGGCGGCGTGGTGGTATTTCTCCCGCAGCGTGTCGGTCACCTGGCCGCCGTTCGCCGGAAAGGTCGAGGCGCTGCTGCACGTACTCGTGAATGCATATCTCGGTTATCCACCATCGATCCTCGTGAGCGCACTCGCTCTCGTCGGTCTGATCGTGGCTGCGATCATGCCGCGGCTTCGGTGGCTCGCCGTGGTCTGGCTCGGCTTCGCATGCCTCTACGTCACCGCAGCCGCGGTCGGATCGCCGCTGGCTCGCAGCGTGCTGGTAGGTGCCTGGTACGAGGACCCCTACCGGCTTGCGGCGCTGACGCCGGTCGCGACGCTGCCCCTTGCGGGCGTGGGTGGAGCATGGCTGATCACCATCGGAATCCGCGCCGTCCGGCGGATGCGGAAGGGCCATCATGAGGCCGAGGCCGAGGCCGAGGCCGAGGTCGAGGTCGAGGTCGAGGTCGAGGTCGAGGTGGATGAGACAGGCGGTCGCGACGACCTCGGACCCCGTGTCGCGGGCGTTTCCTTGGCGCTGCTGGGCGTTGCGGCTGCTGTTGCTCTCGTGCTGACGCCTCAGATCGACCGCCGCGACGTCTTCGTGGATCGGGTCGACCCCAATCTGTACGCGGTGACGGGCGACAGCTTTCTGACAGCGGATGAACTGACGCTTCTCGAGCGGCTCGACGAGCTCGTTCCCGAGGATGCGGTCATCATCGCCAATCCGAGCACCGGTGCGTCGTTCGGCTACGCGCTCAGCGGCCGCGACGTCGTGCCGCGGACCTGGGCGCCGCCGCCGGAGCCCGCGTACTCGACGCTGTGGACGAATCTGCGTGACGTGGCGGCGGATCCCGCGGTGTGCTCCGCGCTGGACGCGTTCGATGCGCGCTACATGCTGGACTTCGGACCCGGGGAGGCGTACCCGGGACGCTGGATCATGCCCGGGTTCACAGACATCGAGGGTCAGCCGGGCTTCGAGCTGGTCGACCGGGAGGGCGATGCCTCGCTGTGGCGAGTCACGGCCTGCCCGTGA
- a CDS encoding ABC transporter ATP-binding protein: MTDRTLAVPRPSIIIDGVHKKFTLNHAFSLKDTFVSWIRGRRLTSTFEALRGVDVVINEGESVAILGLNGSGKSTLLKLISGVMQPDGGEVLTRGRVAGLIEVGAGFHPELSGRENVYLNAAILGMTRREIDERYDEIVAFSEIEEFIDQEVKHYSSGMFMRLAFSVAIHVELDVLLVDEILSVGDAPFREKCRLKFQDLIADSKTLVVVSHDMEMVRELCARGIVISKGEVVYDGPVEGAISLVGR; the protein is encoded by the coding sequence ATGACCGACCGCACCCTCGCCGTGCCGCGACCATCGATCATCATCGACGGCGTGCACAAGAAATTCACCCTGAACCACGCGTTCTCGCTCAAGGACACGTTCGTGTCCTGGATCCGCGGCCGCAGGCTCACGAGCACGTTCGAGGCGCTCCGGGGCGTCGATGTCGTGATCAACGAGGGCGAGTCAGTGGCGATCCTCGGGCTGAACGGGTCGGGCAAATCCACGCTGCTCAAACTGATCTCGGGTGTCATGCAGCCCGACGGGGGCGAAGTCCTCACGCGCGGCCGGGTGGCCGGCCTCATCGAGGTGGGCGCCGGGTTCCATCCGGAACTCTCCGGCCGCGAGAATGTCTATCTCAATGCGGCGATCCTCGGCATGACGCGGCGGGAGATCGACGAGCGCTACGACGAGATCGTCGCGTTCAGCGAGATCGAGGAATTCATCGACCAGGAGGTCAAGCATTACTCCTCCGGCATGTTCATGCGATTGGCCTTCTCGGTCGCCATCCACGTCGAGCTCGATGTGCTTCTCGTCGACGAGATCCTGTCGGTCGGGGACGCGCCCTTCCGGGAGAAGTGCCGCCTGAAATTCCAGGATCTCATCGCCGACAGCAAGACCCTCGTCGTCGTCAGCCACGACATGGAGATGGTACGGGAGCTGTGTGCTCGCGGCATCGTGATCAGCAAGGGCGAGGTGGTTTACGACGGTCCCGTTGAGGGGGCGATCTCCCTGGTAGGGCGCTGA
- a CDS encoding glycosyltransferase family 2 protein, producing the protein MISSTGVPPGSDISAWVVIPLYNEAAIISDVVTALREHFDHIVCVDDGSSDGSAEQARRAGAIVVQHPVNLGQGAALQTGIEFALGHNGADFVVTFDADGQHRVEDALAMLARAHQENLAIVFGSRFLDDRTRPGALKKLVLKTAVWVTNMTTGLTLTDAHNGLRVIRRDAASTLRLQQDRMAHATEIVLQLGRTGLPWAEQPVEVLYTDYSKAKGQGLLNAVNILVDLVVR; encoded by the coding sequence GTGATCTCGTCAACCGGTGTCCCGCCCGGGTCCGACATCTCCGCGTGGGTCGTCATCCCGCTGTACAACGAAGCGGCGATCATCAGCGACGTGGTGACGGCGCTTCGTGAGCACTTCGACCACATCGTCTGCGTCGACGACGGCTCGAGCGACGGGTCGGCCGAGCAAGCGCGGCGAGCGGGAGCGATCGTCGTGCAGCACCCGGTCAACCTCGGGCAGGGGGCTGCGCTTCAGACCGGGATCGAGTTCGCACTCGGTCACAACGGCGCCGACTTCGTGGTGACCTTCGACGCGGACGGCCAGCACCGTGTGGAGGATGCCCTCGCCATGCTCGCCCGTGCGCATCAGGAGAACTTGGCGATCGTCTTCGGCTCGCGATTCCTGGATGACCGCACGCGTCCGGGGGCACTGAAGAAGCTGGTCCTCAAGACGGCCGTCTGGGTCACGAATATGACCACTGGGCTCACCCTGACGGACGCCCACAACGGACTTCGCGTCATCCGCCGGGACGCGGCATCCACTCTCCGCCTGCAGCAGGACCGCATGGCCCACGCGACTGAGATCGTGCTGCAGTTGGGCCGCACCGGACTTCCGTGGGCGGAGCAGCCGGTCGAGGTGCTCTACACCGACTATTCGAAGGCGAAGGGTCAGGGCCTGCTGAACGCCGTCAACATCCTCGTCGACCTGGTGGTGCGCTGA
- a CDS encoding glycosyltransferase, with amino-acid sequence MTATLRVMLDQVAVPTDTDLAEASRELARALVAGAPSGTEVEAIVPAQTDAAALRAAVPGLAAVHPSALPRRELSVAVQLGAPTGIGAGMIHSPTLMAPLVRHDRVHNHDQTVVTVWDSRAWDAPGELSRGALSFQRAMIKRAAKHADAVVVPTHALARRIAGVVNLGERIRVIPGAAPLGFAVPNDEVGRRRELDLPEGFVLLAGSASRVSDGLAVGLAAVARSGVDLPVVVIDASEGEEPAIADLAEAAGLPERRLHVRGALETWDRAAVFGAALAFLAPSRREAFPWRAVDALTLGVPVLAAASDSHTEVVSDGGQLVDESEDAVLGEALGAALAEALGSVSAAERLGVLAADRGRAFSWAETADKVWHLHADL; translated from the coding sequence ATGACCGCCACGCTCCGAGTGATGCTCGACCAGGTCGCGGTACCGACCGACACCGACCTCGCCGAGGCATCGCGCGAACTCGCCCGCGCACTCGTCGCCGGGGCTCCCTCGGGAACCGAGGTCGAAGCGATCGTGCCGGCGCAGACGGATGCCGCGGCATTGCGTGCCGCAGTCCCCGGCCTTGCGGCGGTGCATCCCTCGGCGCTGCCGCGCCGCGAGCTGTCGGTGGCTGTGCAGCTGGGCGCGCCGACGGGCATCGGGGCGGGGATGATCCACTCGCCGACGCTGATGGCGCCGCTCGTGCGTCACGACCGGGTGCACAACCACGATCAGACGGTCGTCACCGTCTGGGACAGCCGCGCGTGGGACGCGCCCGGAGAGCTCTCGCGCGGTGCGCTGTCGTTCCAGCGGGCGATGATCAAGCGTGCCGCGAAGCACGCGGACGCCGTCGTCGTGCCGACCCACGCGCTCGCACGCCGCATCGCCGGCGTGGTGAACCTGGGGGAGCGGATCCGCGTGATCCCCGGCGCGGCGCCGCTCGGCTTCGCCGTGCCGAACGACGAGGTCGGGCGGCGGCGTGAACTCGACCTCCCCGAGGGATTCGTACTTCTCGCCGGTTCGGCATCGCGCGTGTCGGACGGGCTCGCTGTCGGGCTGGCCGCAGTGGCGCGATCGGGTGTGGACCTGCCCGTCGTGGTGATCGATGCGTCGGAGGGGGAGGAGCCGGCGATCGCCGATCTCGCCGAGGCGGCGGGGCTCCCCGAGCGACGCCTGCACGTGCGAGGGGCGCTGGAGACCTGGGATCGCGCAGCGGTGTTCGGTGCCGCGCTGGCGTTCCTCGCGCCGTCGCGGCGCGAGGCGTTCCCCTGGCGCGCGGTCGATGCGCTGACCCTCGGCGTGCCGGTTCTCGCCGCGGCATCCGATTCGCACACCGAGGTGGTCTCGGATGGCGGTCAGCTCGTCGACGAGTCGGAGGACGCTGTGCTGGGTGAGGCGCTCGGCGCTGCCCTGGCCGAGGCGCTCGGGTCGGTCTCGGCCGCAGAGCGGCTCGGCGTGCTCGCGGCGGACCGCGGGCGGGCGTTCTCGTGGGCCGAGACGGCCGACAAAGTCTGGCATCTGCACGCCGACCTCTAG
- a CDS encoding LCP family protein, giving the protein MSVSTPPRTATRGPSVTAGLVLEERPLRFPDAGSTAMMTTRGWWLVGLNFLLPGSAQVVAGNRRLGRVGIAATLVSWLLAVGAVLTSAFAQTLFLTLATNWFVLLLIQVILIAYAALWIVLTIDTLRLVRLVRTGRGARFGIAAVAVALLVVASGTVGYAAQVTGTARDTLGAIFGVSGPSVPPSDGYYNILLLGADSGEGRDSMRFDSISVVSVNADTGATTITGIPRDMPHFPFAPGPMQDRYPDGHQGFADPSCGWGSGINQLRTEVEVCQDGNALYPDAVANGSAPGIEATKDAVEGILGIEIPYYVFIDMHGFASLVDALGGVEIEVAERLPKGGGPAYDGQPAEEWAIGWIEPGLQRMDGDTAQWYARSRYTTSDFDRMQRQRILQQAILDQFTPQTVLTRFQDIAAAGADIVETDLPQSLLPYLADLALKAQEQPVTTIELIPEFGIDEYDPDYAYVQELVRTALHPPTPTPTPEG; this is encoded by the coding sequence GTGAGCGTGTCGACTCCGCCGCGGACGGCGACGCGCGGACCGTCCGTGACAGCGGGCCTCGTGCTCGAGGAACGCCCACTCCGCTTCCCCGACGCCGGCTCGACGGCGATGATGACCACGCGCGGCTGGTGGCTCGTCGGGCTCAACTTCCTGCTCCCGGGCTCCGCGCAGGTCGTCGCCGGCAACCGGCGCCTCGGCCGGGTCGGCATCGCCGCGACACTCGTGTCATGGCTGCTCGCCGTCGGCGCGGTGCTCACCTCCGCCTTCGCGCAGACGCTCTTCCTGACCCTTGCGACGAACTGGTTCGTGCTCCTGCTCATCCAGGTGATCTTGATCGCCTATGCCGCCCTGTGGATCGTGCTGACCATCGACACGCTCCGGCTGGTCCGTCTGGTGCGCACCGGCCGGGGCGCTCGCTTCGGCATCGCCGCGGTCGCCGTCGCCCTGCTCGTCGTCGCGAGCGGCACCGTCGGCTACGCCGCACAGGTCACCGGCACCGCTCGCGACACCCTCGGCGCGATCTTCGGGGTGAGTGGCCCCTCCGTTCCCCCGTCCGACGGGTACTACAACATCCTGCTCCTGGGCGCCGACAGCGGTGAGGGCCGCGATTCGATGCGGTTCGACAGCATCTCGGTCGTGTCGGTGAACGCCGACACGGGTGCGACGACCATCACCGGCATCCCGCGCGACATGCCCCACTTCCCCTTCGCACCGGGACCCATGCAGGACCGCTACCCCGACGGTCACCAGGGATTCGCCGACCCGAGCTGCGGCTGGGGGAGCGGGATCAACCAGCTCCGCACCGAGGTGGAGGTCTGCCAGGACGGCAATGCCCTCTACCCCGACGCTGTCGCGAACGGCTCGGCTCCGGGCATCGAGGCGACGAAGGATGCCGTAGAAGGCATACTCGGGATCGAGATCCCGTACTACGTCTTCATCGACATGCACGGCTTCGCTTCGCTCGTCGACGCGCTCGGCGGTGTGGAGATCGAGGTCGCCGAGCGCCTGCCCAAGGGCGGCGGCCCGGCGTACGACGGTCAGCCCGCCGAGGAATGGGCCATCGGGTGGATCGAGCCGGGCCTTCAGCGCATGGACGGCGACACGGCGCAGTGGTACGCCCGCTCGCGATACACCACGAGCGACTTCGACCGGATGCAGCGCCAGCGCATCCTGCAGCAGGCCATCCTCGACCAGTTCACGCCCCAGACGGTGCTGACCCGGTTCCAGGACATCGCCGCGGCCGGCGCCGACATCGTCGAGACCGATCTGCCGCAGTCGCTGCTGCCCTACCTCGCCGATCTGGCGCTGAAGGCGCAGGAGCAGCCGGTCACCACGATCGAGCTGATCCCCGAGTTCGGCATCGACGAGTACGACCCCGACTACGCCTACGTGCAGGAGCTCGTGCGCACCGCGCTGCATCCGCCCACCCCGACGCCCACGCCGGAGGGCTGA
- a CDS encoding cell wall-binding repeat-containing protein yields the protein MMSLLLDRGRRTVAIAVTFLTVLALTVGLFPMDSARADAVVPTSQAPAATTVEAAGPVKAADLSQFRPGNIVSDAVFFDRNTMTEAQIQAFLEQKVPRCESGYTCLKDWYDTSRTTSADAMCGAYSGGARERASRIIYKVAQACGINPQVILVTLQKEQGLVTHVWPSEWRYTAAMGQGCPDTAACDSRYYGFFNQVYGAAWQLKRYANPPGTSQYFTWYAPGKTWNILYNPNRDCGSSSVRVENQATSNLYYYTPYQPNAAALRAGYGTGDGCSAYGNRNFFNYFTDWFGSTQKPVNACAQPADSALTVGEAEFVVNVASLNARSAPTTSCEPVVRSLSQGTAVTRTAVYGDWARIRIDGARYWVHGSYLSPAAPVPWTTSRVAGATRYETSVEVSKVTHPSGSKTVYLASGVDFPDALTAAPAAVKSGSALLLTDPNALPAIVRSELTRLAPSAVVIVGGVGAVSESVEAELAGLLPSASVERVGGVDRYETSQILATTKFGTSATAYIATGEGFADALAASSAAGAQGAAVILVEGAASSAATATLDVLRALRTSSVVIAGGTGVVSAGVASSLQGAGFGVTRHGGADRYQTSLLINSAVYPTAGAAILATGLDFPDSLAGAVLAGQTKVPLLSQPTSCMTGTAKNWLIARGVKSVRLIGGPGALTESVARSIRC from the coding sequence ATGATGAGCCTTCTGCTCGATCGTGGGCGGCGCACCGTCGCGATCGCCGTGACTTTCCTGACGGTGCTCGCGCTTACGGTCGGGCTGTTCCCGATGGACTCTGCTCGGGCGGATGCCGTGGTGCCGACGAGCCAAGCTCCGGCGGCCACGACGGTCGAGGCCGCGGGTCCGGTGAAGGCCGCCGACCTCTCGCAATTCCGACCCGGAAACATCGTCAGTGACGCTGTGTTCTTCGACCGGAACACCATGACCGAGGCCCAGATCCAGGCGTTCCTGGAGCAGAAGGTTCCGAGGTGCGAGTCGGGCTACACCTGCCTCAAGGATTGGTACGACACGTCGCGCACCACCTCGGCCGATGCCATGTGCGGCGCGTATTCGGGGGGTGCGCGCGAGCGCGCGTCCCGCATCATCTACAAGGTGGCGCAGGCCTGCGGCATCAATCCACAGGTCATCCTCGTCACACTTCAGAAGGAGCAGGGGCTCGTCACACATGTGTGGCCCAGCGAGTGGCGCTACACCGCGGCCATGGGCCAGGGGTGCCCCGACACCGCTGCGTGCGATTCGCGCTACTACGGCTTCTTCAACCAGGTCTATGGTGCGGCGTGGCAGCTCAAGCGTTACGCCAACCCGCCCGGCACCAGCCAGTACTTCACGTGGTATGCCCCGGGGAAGACCTGGAACATCCTGTACAACCCCAACCGCGACTGCGGTTCATCGTCGGTCCGCGTCGAGAACCAGGCCACGTCCAACCTGTACTACTACACGCCGTATCAGCCGAATGCCGCGGCCCTCCGTGCGGGATACGGCACCGGCGACGGCTGTTCCGCATACGGCAACCGCAATTTCTTCAATTACTTCACAGACTGGTTCGGCTCGACCCAGAAGCCTGTCAACGCATGTGCTCAGCCGGCCGACTCAGCGCTGACGGTGGGTGAGGCCGAGTTCGTCGTGAATGTGGCGTCGCTGAACGCGCGTTCGGCGCCCACGACGTCGTGCGAGCCGGTTGTGCGCTCGCTTTCCCAAGGAACCGCCGTGACGAGGACGGCCGTGTACGGGGACTGGGCGAGGATTCGCATCGACGGAGCCCGGTACTGGGTGCACGGCAGCTATCTGAGTCCTGCCGCGCCCGTGCCATGGACCACGTCACGGGTCGCCGGTGCGACACGGTACGAGACGTCCGTCGAAGTGTCGAAGGTCACCCATCCGAGTGGGTCGAAGACCGTCTATCTCGCGTCGGGTGTCGACTTCCCGGACGCGCTCACCGCCGCCCCCGCAGCCGTCAAGTCCGGCAGTGCGCTGCTTCTCACCGATCCGAACGCGCTTCCTGCGATCGTGCGCTCCGAGCTGACGAGGCTGGCACCATCCGCTGTCGTCATCGTCGGTGGCGTGGGCGCAGTCAGCGAGAGCGTCGAGGCGGAGCTGGCAGGTCTGCTGCCCTCGGCGTCCGTAGAACGCGTCGGCGGTGTCGACCGGTACGAGACCAGCCAGATCCTCGCCACCACCAAGTTCGGTACATCGGCCACCGCGTACATCGCGACGGGTGAAGGCTTCGCTGATGCACTCGCTGCGTCGTCGGCGGCCGGCGCTCAGGGCGCTGCGGTGATTCTCGTGGAAGGTGCCGCTTCGTCGGCCGCTACTGCCACGCTCGATGTGCTGCGGGCCCTCCGCACGTCTTCCGTCGTGATCGCGGGCGGCACCGGCGTGGTCAGCGCGGGAGTCGCGAGCTCGCTGCAGGGCGCGGGATTCGGGGTGACACGCCACGGCGGAGCTGATCGATACCAGACGAGCTTGCTCATCAACAGCGCGGTCTACCCGACGGCGGGTGCGGCCATCTTGGCCACGGGGCTCGATTTCCCGGATTCGCTCGCTGGTGCTGTGCTCGCGGGACAGACCAAGGTGCCCCTCCTGTCACAGCCGACATCGTGCATGACCGGCACGGCGAAGAACTGGCTCATCGCCCGAGGTGTCAAGTCCGTCCGATTGATCGGTGGTCCCGGCGCGCTCACCGAATCTGTGGCCCGCAGCATCCGTTGCTGA
- a CDS encoding ABC transporter permease produces the protein MSDTRDLFARVPRAQFDVPGKSGGLLDVFRWHYLLRLLVRTGVTTRYRNSVLGWTWSYVRPAAQFLVFWIVLGLFLSLERGIPNYAIYLFSGIVVINLFSEAYKNATTSIVGNAPLVRKVYLPRQLFAVSAVIVAFVHFLPQVGLLLVVCLILGWIVNISIVSVLAILAGVTIVMIFALGLGLLFGSLNVRYRDAENVVELLLLLATWASPVLYSWIMVRDALQTLGWPEWVLELYLLNPITQAVELFHFAFWYPVTTTTSALPPDLAINTLWTFLISAVVLIVGQSVFRRLEGRFAQDL, from the coding sequence GTGTCCGATACCCGAGATCTTTTCGCGCGCGTGCCGCGTGCGCAGTTCGACGTCCCTGGCAAGAGCGGCGGGCTGCTGGATGTCTTCCGCTGGCACTATCTTCTGCGTCTGCTCGTGCGGACAGGCGTCACGACGCGATATCGCAACTCGGTGCTGGGGTGGACGTGGTCGTATGTCCGACCGGCGGCGCAGTTCCTCGTGTTCTGGATCGTTCTCGGCCTCTTCCTGAGCCTCGAGCGCGGCATCCCGAACTACGCGATCTATCTGTTCTCCGGCATCGTCGTGATCAACCTCTTCTCCGAGGCCTACAAGAACGCGACGACATCGATCGTCGGCAACGCGCCGCTCGTGCGAAAGGTGTACCTGCCGCGGCAGCTCTTCGCGGTGTCCGCGGTGATCGTCGCGTTCGTGCACTTCCTCCCACAGGTCGGTCTGCTGCTGGTGGTCTGCCTCATTCTCGGCTGGATCGTGAACATCTCGATCGTCTCGGTGCTGGCGATCCTTGCGGGGGTCACCATCGTCATGATCTTCGCCCTGGGGCTCGGGCTGCTGTTCGGCTCTCTCAACGTGCGCTATCGCGACGCGGAGAATGTGGTCGAACTACTGCTTCTCCTCGCCACGTGGGCCTCACCGGTGCTTTACTCATGGATCATGGTGCGCGACGCGCTGCAGACTCTCGGGTGGCCGGAGTGGGTGCTCGAGCTCTACCTCCTCAACCCCATCACCCAAGCGGTGGAACTCTTCCATTTCGCGTTCTGGTACCCCGTCACCACAACGACGTCGGCACTGCCGCCCGACCTCGCCATCAACACGCTGTGGACCTTCCTCATCTCGGCTGTTGTGCTCATCGTCGGGCAATCGGTCTTCCGCCGGCTCGAAGGAAGGTTTGCTCAGGACCTATGA
- a CDS encoding DUF2304 domain-containing protein: MWIQFLLIAAVVLLGSFFMRRTGADSHLALRRIGFLFFIIAAVMAILFPQLLTWLANLIGVGRGTDLLLYALIIVFLVFVFTQFRRNNALQRQLTILSRRIAILDAREEERADTVAPKAEDGRDSDAPPSESTEPRG, translated from the coding sequence GTGTGGATCCAATTCCTCCTCATTGCCGCCGTGGTGCTCCTCGGCTCCTTCTTCATGCGACGCACGGGTGCGGACAGCCACCTCGCTCTCCGCCGCATCGGCTTCCTCTTCTTCATCATCGCCGCGGTGATGGCGATCCTGTTCCCGCAGCTGCTCACATGGCTGGCGAACCTCATCGGCGTCGGCCGTGGCACGGACCTGCTGCTGTACGCCCTCATCATCGTCTTCCTGGTGTTCGTCTTCACGCAGTTCCGTCGCAACAACGCCCTGCAACGGCAGCTGACGATACTCTCGCGCCGGATCGCGATCCTCGACGCCCGCGAAGAGGAGCGTGCTGACACCGTGGCCCCGAAAGCGGAGGACGGACGCGACTCGGACGCGCCGCCGTCAGAGAGCACTGAACCGCGCGGCTGA
- the purE gene encoding 5-(carboxyamino)imidazole ribonucleotide mutase, which translates to MGSDSDWRVMSDASQVLTDFGIPHEVEVVSAHRTPDKLMSYGREARARGIRVIIAGAGGAAHLPGMLASVTALPVVGVPVQLATLDGLDSLLSIVQMPAGIPVATVSINGAKNAGLLAIRIIGTGDPRVADQVEAYARDLEAAVEEKNRRLKESL; encoded by the coding sequence ATGGGGTCCGACTCCGACTGGCGGGTCATGAGCGACGCCTCCCAGGTGCTCACCGACTTCGGCATCCCGCACGAGGTCGAGGTCGTGTCGGCCCACCGCACGCCCGACAAGCTGATGAGTTACGGGCGCGAGGCGCGGGCCCGCGGCATCCGAGTGATCATCGCCGGCGCCGGAGGCGCGGCGCACCTGCCGGGCATGCTGGCGTCGGTCACCGCTCTGCCCGTCGTCGGCGTGCCGGTGCAGCTGGCCACCCTCGACGGACTCGACTCGCTCCTGAGCATCGTGCAGATGCCCGCCGGCATTCCCGTCGCCACCGTGTCGATCAACGGGGCCAAGAACGCCGGTCTCCTCGCCATCCGCATCATCGGGACAGGAGACCCGCGCGTCGCCGATCAGGTCGAGGCATATGCCCGCGACCTCGAGGCCGCCGTCGAGGAGAAGAACCGCCGCCTGAAGGAGTCGCTGTGA